A region of the Gopherus flavomarginatus isolate rGopFla2 chromosome 3, rGopFla2.mat.asm, whole genome shotgun sequence genome:
CCAACTCCAGTTAACTTTCCAGGTGCAATGATTatagagaaagcaaagcagggaCTCATGCACAGTGCTGTCCTAAAATCATATGAGATTGAAAGGGTCATACTGTGACTTTATGGCCTCAGAGCCAATTCCTCATGGAACATTCACTAATTTTACAGATTTCAAAACATCAGGGTGATTAAGAAAGAAAAACTACTGTATCATCTCATCAAGTACACAGATATCCCAAAATGGTCACATAGATTGTGAGAATGGCTAAGGAATACAAAATCTAGCACATTTCAAGGGGTGCGAGCTGCACATTTCAAGGGTGTGAGCTGCACATTTTTTTGGACACAGTCTGTGGTACTACAGTTTCCTACAAACATTCTGGAGGGCCCAGAAGTGGTAACTCCTGTCTAATCTAGTCAAATATGTGCAGTACCCTCTCTCCTCGATGTCTTTTTGGCCCAGCTAGATCCAGCTAGTGGACCCTTGTGCCTATACGCAGCCCTGATTAAGTCAAATGCAGTGTTCCAACCAGGTGGGTCCGTCTAGCAGCAGGATCGGGGGCCTTATGTTGTAAGGTATTTGTGGCAGGGCCTGCCTTATATCTCTGTGATTAGCACATTGTCGCTTTAATAACAAGTAAATAATAATGTAGTGCTCCTGGATCATTGATCAGCAGACTTTAGGTCCTGCTGGAATAGAATACATGTGCAACCATTGTCCTTTAAGCATCCCTCATTCCTCCCTCTACTCTAACCCAGCATTGGAAGAAGGGAAACTAGGCAAGCTAGACCATGtctggtatcagagggtagccgtgttagtctggatctgtaaaagcagcaaagaatcctgtggcaccttatagactaagagacgttttggagcatgagctttcgtgggtgaatacccacttcctcagatgcatgtaatggaaatgtctggtcatcctagttagGCACATAATACATGGCCACTCAGCATAAACCTGCACTCAGGGCTCAACATGTTTTAATTTATTACATTCACCCCCTTATTAAAACTCAGAGCAAACctagctctcccatcgacatcaTTAAACCACGCCCCTATGAGCGACAGTGGCACATCTCCCATTGACATGGCACTGTCCATACTGGCACTTCTGTtggtgtagagcttatcctgctGGGAGGGACTCACACCCCCTGAACATCCTAAGTGATattgacaaaagtgctagtgtagacacagcctaagctAAGATGGGGCTCCTCTGGGCCAAGTCGTATTGAGATGCACTGAGGACCACGCGAGCTGTGGACCTGTATCTGGGAAATGCTTTCTGCAACCTGATCCAAAACGATGCCAAGGGCCCACGCTTAGATACCCTGGCACTAGCAATGCCTAATGTGGGCTGGAACAGGGCTTGGCGGCGCAGGGCCCGGGGCTGCAGCTTTGAAAACACCGAGGGGCGCTCTGCTCCGGCCCTGCAGGTGGGTATGGCACAGGCACCCTAGCCTGCTAGGAATCAAAGCATCAGCAGCCAGCGGCTGAGCTCCAGCTCCGTGCTTGCAGCGCGGGTCTGGGCCGGTTAGGGGCGGGGCTGGCCGCCAGCTCGCGCTCTGCCTCGGGCAAGTCCAGACCTgccggctccaggcagcaggCACGTGCCCCGGCGCCGTGCCCGGGCGCTGAACTGACTTGTGGAAGCCCGCCAGGCATCCTCGCCGCTGATTGGCTGAAGGCCCGGGAGGGATTCCCTTTTCCTTTCCCTACCTCATCACCGGCTAGGAAATCCCCGCCAGCCCGCGCCTCCCTTTATCGCGCAGCGCCGAGCCGCGGGCAGCCAGAGCCGTTTAGGCGGGCGAGAGGGGAGCGTCGCTCGGCACCGTCCTGCTCCTGACACTGTCCCCAGGCAGCCTGGGCTGATCTCCCCGCGGCTGAAGCCCGGCGGCGGCAAACGACGCGAAATGATGCCGGGAAAGACCCTGCGCAAGGGTGCGCAGCAGAACCCCGCTCTCGCAGGTACCGTCCCGTCCCCGCCAGAGCCAGGTGGGTGTCCGGGGGCTGAGCTGGCCCCGAGCGCCCTTAGAAACGCGCGGGAGTTAGATGATCGCTGGGATGGAGTAGtccgggggctgggggggtgttaGTCAGTTTCACCTTCTTGTGTTATCAGGCTGCATTGGGGAGGGGGGCGGTTTTGCTTTCAGTTCTTGTGTGAGCAAGATAAGTTTCTGTTTTGAATGGGTCCAGGTTTCCCTTTTGCCTGGGGGAAGATtaagaaacaggattttttttaacttctaaaTGACGGTGTTAGCAAGAAGGAAAGAGAATAATGGCTTAGCCTGATTAAGACGTGCTATTACTCCATGCAGCCTACAGTAACACTGGTGGGGCAGAGCTTTGCTGTCTGAGCTTTAAACCCGCCTGAAACATGTTTTAGCGGTGATCACTAGAGCTAGGTCCGAGGCACCAAATTCGGATCTCGCTTCGAACCACCACCCAGTTCAGGGAACATTTGATCCAAGGTGGTGGTTTCTAAGTTCCGACTCACTCAAAAAACTGGGGCCTTTGGATCGGCGGGGATTCAGCTTAGGATCATTTCTAATGACCGCTCCATAAATCCGGACTGCGAGCTCGATTCTGGTCTCGCAGTTGTTTAACTTCATCGCCTTCACTGACGGAACTGGATTCACTCAGagaacaaaaacaacgaggagtccttgtggcaaatttgttagtctcttgccacgaggactcctcgttgtttttgccgatacagactaacactgctaccgctctgaaacctgtcactcagagaacagaatCCCGCGTTTTCTGAAATACCCGAGAAGGCTGTTTAACAATACAATCTAGCGAGATCAAAGTAGTCATTCTTTGTGGCTTGTCCTTTGATCGgtgctaactttaaaaaaaatgttcaaaaaataTGACTGTCACTTAGGGTAATATGGGATTGCTTTCCCCAGTCCAAACAAGCACCTGGGGCTAgtaaaaactgttttttaaaggtttctaggtttttattttaaaatttttaaatttctgttaCCGCTCTGTAAGCAACTGTACACCTTTACAAATCTCTTACCTCTTGGGGTAAAATGTTTAACTTATTGACATGTATGATTATATAAGAGCTATCCACTATAGACAAGAAAGTGTATAGAATTCACAAAGCTGATGACTGGTTTTCCTTTGTGTTTTACAGCACAGGAAGCTGTGACGCAGTGCTCTTTGCAACTACGCAAAATAGGAGATATATGCAACCTGCAGCAGAAGATTCTTAATGTTATTACAAAACTGTTCTGCCCAGGAACGTGAAAACACTTTGAGAGATGTcaaacagaaaaggaagaaaacaatggTTTTGGAAAAGATGGTCTTTACAAGCTTGTAATAAATGTCTTGAATGAGATGAGGAGATGGAATGAGCTCTATGCATTACTCACTGCTGTCTAGTCCCACTGAAGGAAAACTGTTGAAATATGATTTCTCCGGAGAGCTGGACATATGTATTGGCTGGTGCATGTCGGTATGGGGGAAAAATTACAATGAACCATTCCAAAGATTGACCTGTGGAGTGACTTGGAAGAGCAAGGAACCTGGGGTTCTCATCTGACAAGTGTTTCAATGTTCTGGTTCAGGAGTTGCAGCTAGTTCTATGTCACTTTGAGCAACAGACGGAAGATGCCAGTTACCTCCAAACATTAGACTGAAATGTACGATGAAAACCAGTTTCTAAGTTCTTGAttgattttgttttctaaaatgtaGACTATAGTATAAAGTCTGGTGTGgaacattgtttttttttgttttttcattttttggttgTAGCACATTTACTGTCAGTGATGTTACTTGTTATGCAGATGTTTCTCTAAGG
Encoded here:
- the PMAIP1 gene encoding phorbol-12-myristate-13-acetate-induced protein 1 isoform X1, which produces MMPGKTLRKGAQQNPALAGTVPSPPEPAQEAVTQCSLQLRKIGDICNLQQKILNVITKLFCPGT
- the PMAIP1 gene encoding phorbol-12-myristate-13-acetate-induced protein 1 isoform X2, whose product is MMPGKTLRKGAQQNPALAAQEAVTQCSLQLRKIGDICNLQQKILNVITKLFCPGT